In the genome of Thiomicrospira aerophila AL3, one region contains:
- a CDS encoding Nudix family hydrolase: MSGVVAVAVGCLIRNGQVLIGQRLARQSFAGEWEFPGGKLEANETPVEALVREFKEETGLITEGWQALISYPWTHHLPKGSLQVQLHVYVTEQASGELTAPEGHAFEWCPLADLAQRRMLVANKGIVRALQLPSSYMITGGFHDQQDAIGRLEQALKQGIKLVQLRAKHLDKSALSRLAHEMAKHCHGHGAKLLVNTAVDWFEAMPLVDGLQLSSTELMSCTSRPVASDKLLGVSAHNAVELAKAAELVADFALLSPVKATQTHPDTPALGWPAFTQLTQSTPIPVYALGGMTPSDLAIAKSAGAQGIAAINGLWPQAF; this comes from the coding sequence ATGTCAGGCGTTGTCGCTGTTGCGGTAGGCTGTTTAATTCGCAATGGTCAGGTGTTGATTGGGCAGCGATTAGCTCGTCAATCCTTTGCTGGTGAGTGGGAGTTTCCTGGTGGCAAGCTAGAAGCCAATGAAACACCTGTTGAGGCATTGGTGCGTGAGTTTAAGGAAGAAACCGGTTTAATTACCGAGGGTTGGCAAGCCTTGATTAGCTATCCATGGACACACCATTTACCCAAAGGTTCGCTCCAGGTTCAGCTGCATGTGTATGTGACTGAGCAGGCAAGTGGCGAGCTTACCGCCCCTGAAGGGCATGCGTTTGAATGGTGTCCATTAGCTGATTTGGCTCAGCGTCGCATGCTGGTAGCGAATAAGGGGATTGTGCGGGCACTGCAGTTACCTTCATCCTATATGATTACAGGTGGATTTCACGACCAACAAGATGCGATAGGGCGCCTTGAGCAGGCCCTCAAACAGGGTATTAAGTTGGTGCAGCTGCGCGCCAAACATCTCGACAAATCCGCGCTTTCTAGGCTTGCTCATGAGATGGCGAAACATTGTCATGGTCATGGTGCAAAGCTCCTGGTTAATACCGCTGTTGACTGGTTTGAGGCGATGCCATTAGTTGATGGCTTACAGTTATCATCCACTGAATTAATGTCTTGCACCAGCAGGCCAGTTGCGAGCGATAAGTTGCTGGGTGTATCTGCTCACAATGCTGTAGAGCTTGCTAAGGCGGCAGAGTTAGTCGCCGATTTTGCGCTGCTATCGCCGGTTAAAGCGACACAAACCCACCCTGATACACCCGCTTTAGGTTGGCCTGCTTTTACTCAACTCACCCAATCCACGCCGATTCCAGTTTATGCTTTAGGCGGCATGACGCCGAGTGACCTAGCCATTGCGAAGTCAGCCGGTGCACAAGGTATTGCGGCCATTAATGGATTATGGCCACAGGCGTTCTAA
- the coaE gene encoding dephospho-CoA kinase (Dephospho-CoA kinase (CoaE) performs the final step in coenzyme A biosynthesis.) has translation MGSSEGVAMTPGLVVAVIGGIGCGKSAACSYFAEQGYPVIDTDQVAKQLMQTGQAGLQAIIAHHGNRFLTPQGELDRPKLAAAFFSDQKLKHDIEQIIHPLVRQQVSAQVEVLKTQHKLIFVAIPVISQVMQPAYQIDHVLLIECDPALQRQRVATRDQRAIEQIESIMAQQADPATRQDLADSIINNTSSLAALHQALQAWLASVTQRN, from the coding sequence TTGGGTTCATCAGAAGGTGTGGCCATGACACCAGGCCTGGTAGTTGCCGTTATCGGTGGGATAGGCTGTGGTAAATCGGCGGCTTGTAGTTACTTTGCTGAGCAAGGCTATCCAGTCATCGATACCGATCAGGTTGCAAAACAGCTCATGCAAACCGGACAGGCCGGATTGCAAGCGATAATTGCTCATCATGGTAATCGATTTTTAACCCCACAAGGTGAATTAGACCGCCCAAAACTCGCCGCGGCTTTTTTCAGTGATCAAAAACTGAAACATGACATCGAACAGATCATTCACCCCTTGGTTCGCCAACAGGTAAGCGCTCAAGTTGAGGTACTCAAAACCCAACACAAGTTGATCTTTGTTGCCATCCCAGTGATTAGCCAAGTCATGCAACCGGCTTATCAAATCGACCATGTCCTATTAATTGAATGCGACCCTGCTTTACAACGTCAACGCGTTGCAACCCGTGATCAACGCGCCATTGAACAAATCGAAAGCATTATGGCTCAACAAGCGGACCCCGCCACACGCCAAGACTTAGCCGATAGCATTATTAATAACACTAGTTCGCTCGCAGCATTGCATCAAGCTTTGCAGGCCTGGTTAGCGTCCGTTACACAAAGAAATTAG
- a CDS encoding peptidylprolyl isomerase, producing the protein MPLIHASHILLPSRKIAARLYPRLVAQELSFTEAVTRYSICVSKSHEGDLGFMAPGLLERDFERGLWNAPVACPSEPFQSSLGWHIVWVHQKVWP; encoded by the coding sequence ATGCCATTAATCCATGCCAGTCATATCTTGCTGCCTTCGCGAAAAATTGCAGCACGCCTATACCCCCGATTAGTTGCGCAAGAGTTGAGCTTTACCGAGGCCGTCACGCGCTATTCAATCTGTGTTAGCAAATCGCATGAAGGGGATTTAGGTTTTATGGCACCAGGCCTGCTTGAACGAGACTTTGAACGTGGACTATGGAATGCCCCTGTTGCATGCCCAAGCGAACCCTTTCAATCGTCGTTAGGTTGGCATATCGTTTGGGTTCATCAGAAGGTGTGGCCATGA
- a CDS encoding N-acetylglutaminylglutamine amidotransferase: MCGICGEFLWRDGQQADQQRINKMVAQLAKRGPDAQGVWTHEQVGLGHTRLAIIDLSSAGQQPMQDQELTLVFNGCIYNYKALRAELIILGHDFQSDSDTEVILKAYRQWGSECLTYLDGMFAFAIWDDHQQQLFLARDRFGIKPLYYALTDQGLRFASNTQALLASGGINTDIDPVGLHFQLTLHGVIPAPHTILKGIRKLQPGHYMLVQPDGQIFVRQYWQLNAQRPEATDSAKPQTEQAWLDATHDALKKAVAKRMAAADVPVGVLLSGGLDSSLLVGLLAEAGVSHIKTFSIGFEDVADERGSEFEYSDKVVARYQTDHHKYIVPNSQVLPRLPEAIAAMSEPMVGQDAVAFYLLSEQVSQDVKVVLSGQGADEVFAGYFWYPQMAAAEGSALERFAPYYFDRSHEEWLQTVHPRFHLNDVTSDYVAERLTEPGADSFLDQVLRFDSTTLIVDDPVKRVDNMTMAWGLEARVPFLDKDLVELVMQAPPELKLADGGKTLLKRMARGLIPDEVIDRPKGYFPMPALKFVRGEFYDFMRDILLSPAAQARGLFNQDYIARLLASPEAPENFTAIKGSKLWHCALLELWLQTHVDPYNLAH, from the coding sequence ATGTGCGGAATTTGCGGTGAGTTTTTGTGGCGAGACGGACAGCAAGCTGATCAGCAACGAATCAATAAGATGGTTGCGCAGCTCGCCAAACGTGGCCCGGATGCACAAGGGGTGTGGACACACGAGCAAGTGGGCTTGGGTCATACGCGTTTAGCCATTATTGATTTAAGTTCAGCAGGGCAGCAGCCTATGCAGGATCAAGAGTTAACCTTGGTTTTTAATGGTTGCATTTATAATTACAAAGCGTTGCGGGCAGAGTTGATTATTCTGGGACATGACTTTCAGTCTGACTCGGATACCGAAGTGATTCTAAAGGCTTATCGTCAGTGGGGTTCGGAGTGTTTAACTTACCTTGACGGCATGTTTGCTTTTGCTATCTGGGATGACCATCAGCAACAATTATTTTTAGCACGTGACCGCTTTGGGATTAAGCCGCTCTATTATGCTTTGACCGATCAGGGTCTGCGTTTTGCGTCAAATACCCAAGCACTCTTGGCGTCAGGCGGCATCAATACGGATATTGATCCAGTGGGTTTGCATTTCCAGTTAACCCTACATGGTGTGATTCCGGCGCCACATACCATCTTAAAAGGCATTAGAAAGTTACAGCCAGGGCATTACATGCTGGTGCAGCCGGATGGTCAAATTTTTGTGCGCCAATACTGGCAGCTCAATGCCCAACGTCCAGAGGCTACGGATTCAGCTAAGCCGCAAACTGAGCAGGCCTGGTTAGATGCTACGCATGATGCGTTAAAAAAAGCGGTGGCTAAGCGAATGGCAGCGGCAGATGTGCCGGTCGGCGTTTTGCTTTCTGGTGGGCTGGATTCGAGCCTACTGGTCGGATTGTTAGCCGAAGCAGGGGTGAGCCATATCAAAACTTTTTCGATTGGATTTGAAGATGTTGCTGATGAGCGTGGTTCTGAGTTTGAGTACTCAGATAAAGTGGTTGCGCGTTATCAAACCGACCATCATAAATATATTGTACCGAATAGCCAGGTACTGCCTCGTTTACCAGAAGCGATTGCGGCTATGTCCGAACCCATGGTAGGCCAAGATGCGGTAGCCTTTTATTTGTTATCTGAACAGGTGTCACAAGATGTCAAGGTGGTGCTATCAGGTCAGGGCGCCGACGAAGTGTTTGCCGGCTATTTCTGGTACCCGCAGATGGCGGCGGCAGAAGGCTCGGCGCTAGAGCGATTTGCGCCTTACTATTTTGATCGCAGTCATGAGGAATGGTTGCAAACTGTTCATCCGCGTTTTCATCTAAATGATGTAACCAGTGACTATGTCGCAGAGCGTTTAACCGAGCCAGGCGCGGATAGTTTTTTAGATCAAGTGTTGCGTTTTGATAGCACGACCTTAATTGTTGATGACCCGGTCAAGCGTGTCGACAACATGACCATGGCTTGGGGCTTAGAAGCGAGAGTGCCTTTTTTGGATAAGGATTTAGTTGAATTGGTGATGCAAGCGCCTCCCGAACTTAAACTGGCGGATGGCGGTAAGACTTTATTAAAAAGGATGGCACGAGGCCTGATTCCTGACGAGGTTATTGATCGACCCAAAGGTTATTTCCCTATGCCAGCACTTAAATTTGTACGCGGGGAGTTTTATGACTTTATGCGGGATATTTTATTAAGCCCCGCAGCACAAGCGCGCGGTTTATTTAATCAGGATTACATTGCAAGATTATTAGCGAGTCCTGAAGCTCCTGAAAACTTTACCGCCATTAAGGGTTCCAAGCTTTGGCATTGTGCGCTACTAGAGCTGTGGCTGCAAACCCATGTTGACCCATATAACTTAGCGCACTAA
- the grxD gene encoding Grx4 family monothiol glutaredoxin: MSFEMDEQTVLAKIDEQVKNNPVVLYMKGTPQMPSCGFSSRTAAALVETGEKFAFVNVLADQGIYQFLPKYQDWPTFPQLYIDGELQGGCDITLELAESGELKALMAAANAKVDQA, from the coding sequence ATGAGTTTTGAAATGGATGAGCAAACTGTGCTCGCAAAAATCGATGAGCAGGTTAAAAACAATCCGGTTGTGTTGTATATGAAAGGCACGCCTCAAATGCCATCCTGTGGTTTTTCCAGTCGTACGGCAGCGGCTTTGGTTGAAACGGGTGAAAAGTTTGCGTTTGTAAATGTGTTAGCAGATCAAGGGATTTATCAGTTTTTGCCTAAATATCAAGATTGGCCAACCTTTCCACAGCTTTACATCGACGGCGAATTACAAGGCGGGTGCGATATTACGCTTGAGTTAGCTGAGAGTGGCGAGCTAAAAGCGCTAATGGCGGCCGCCAATGCCAAGGTCGACCAAGCTTAA
- the rnt gene encoding ribonuclease T → MTQSLLESPEATPSITDIKDRFRGFLPVVVDVETAGFDPNSHALLQVAVLLLDMNEQGELITGSLFQENILPFEGSKLDQSALKFNGIEDPYHPFRDAKSERTALEKLFQPINTAIKASGCTRAILVGHNAMFDLNFIKHAAERNKMKSPFHQFSTFDTVSLAGLVYGETVLSKAVKMAGFDWDHDKAHEAAYDTLQTGRLFCRIVNQWKLDKPSRA, encoded by the coding sequence ATGACCCAATCCCTACTCGAATCCCCTGAAGCAACGCCGAGCATTACTGACATTAAAGATCGTTTTCGTGGGTTTTTACCCGTGGTGGTCGATGTTGAAACGGCTGGATTCGACCCTAATAGTCATGCGCTGCTACAGGTTGCCGTGCTATTGCTAGACATGAATGAGCAGGGTGAACTGATTACTGGGTCACTGTTCCAAGAGAACATCTTACCCTTTGAGGGCTCAAAACTAGATCAAAGTGCCCTAAAGTTTAATGGCATTGAGGATCCTTACCATCCTTTTCGAGATGCCAAGTCCGAGCGGACAGCGCTTGAAAAACTATTTCAACCGATCAATACCGCCATTAAAGCCAGTGGCTGCACTCGCGCCATTTTAGTGGGCCATAATGCCATGTTTGATTTGAATTTTATAAAACATGCGGCCGAGCGGAATAAAATGAAATCACCTTTTCACCAGTTTAGTACCTTTGACACGGTTTCATTAGCAGGCCTGGTATATGGTGAGACGGTTTTAAGCAAGGCAGTTAAAATGGCCGGCTTTGACTGGGACCATGACAAGGCTCATGAAGCAGCTTATGACACCCTGCAAACAGGGCGTCTATTCTGCCGAATCGTGAATCAATGGAAACTTGACAAGCCAAGTCGCGCTTAA
- the argA gene encoding amino-acid N-acetyltransferase, which translates to MKQSELDFLNNLRQASDYVAQHRGKVCVVYLPGELLEHREQLQEFAEDISHLNALGLRLIIVMGATLQINQALEQAGIEWSTHHQIRITSPDMLPVLQRTIGEVRSMLEAAFSRQQTHHPFPLTLCSGNWVIAKPRGVIDGVDYQHTGLIRKVNQTALQAVLDSNQIALLTPLAYSLTGEVFNLNTLEQACWVASKIHADKLMVFTSSDQMSGLPKQLSLNQLTHWPAQNANQADLIQCLADNAQQVKRIHLLNESDPTSLLIELFSRDGIGSLVFTDRYHQIRQARIEDVSGIIDLISPLEQKGMLVKRSRERLELEINQFFVIERDSHILGCAALYPHPNAQAELACLAIDPSYQGQGLGEELITHLVHKAREQGIKQLFLLTTHTYHWFIEQGFVLANLDDLPPQKQQLYNFQRQSKVLIKALT; encoded by the coding sequence ATGAAACAATCTGAACTTGATTTTCTCAACAACCTTCGCCAAGCATCCGACTATGTTGCGCAACATCGCGGTAAAGTGTGCGTGGTGTATTTGCCCGGCGAATTACTAGAGCATCGTGAGCAGTTACAGGAATTTGCTGAAGACATTTCGCACCTTAATGCACTGGGCTTACGTCTTATTATCGTAATGGGCGCCACCCTACAAATTAATCAGGCACTTGAACAGGCGGGCATTGAATGGTCAACCCACCATCAAATTCGCATTACTTCGCCTGACATGCTCCCTGTTTTACAACGCACCATTGGTGAAGTGCGCAGTATGTTAGAAGCGGCCTTTAGTCGCCAACAGACCCATCATCCATTCCCACTGACCCTCTGCTCAGGGAACTGGGTCATCGCCAAACCAAGGGGTGTCATTGATGGCGTTGACTACCAACATACCGGTTTAATTCGCAAGGTTAATCAAACCGCATTGCAAGCCGTGTTAGATTCGAACCAAATTGCACTACTTACGCCTTTAGCCTACTCGCTGACCGGTGAAGTGTTTAACCTCAACACCCTTGAGCAGGCCTGCTGGGTTGCGAGTAAAATCCACGCAGACAAATTGATGGTGTTTACTTCAAGCGATCAAATGAGCGGCCTGCCCAAGCAACTCAGTCTTAACCAACTGACTCATTGGCCCGCACAAAATGCCAACCAAGCCGATCTCATTCAATGCCTTGCTGACAATGCACAACAAGTCAAACGTATTCACCTACTTAATGAGTCAGATCCCACCAGTTTGTTAATTGAGTTATTTAGCCGTGACGGTATTGGCTCACTGGTTTTCACCGATCGCTACCACCAGATTCGTCAAGCACGTATCGAGGATGTGAGTGGGATTATTGATTTAATTTCACCCTTAGAGCAAAAGGGCATGCTCGTTAAACGCTCCAGAGAGCGCCTTGAACTTGAAATCAACCAGTTTTTTGTTATCGAACGTGATAGCCACATTTTAGGTTGTGCCGCGCTTTATCCTCACCCCAATGCACAGGCCGAGCTCGCTTGCCTCGCCATTGACCCTAGCTATCAAGGTCAGGGCTTAGGTGAAGAATTGATTACACACCTTGTTCATAAGGCTAGGGAACAGGGCATCAAACAGCTATTCTTGCTTACTACCCATACTTATCATTGGTTTATTGAACAGGGATTTGTATTAGCCAATCTGGATGACCTGCCGCCACAAAAGCAACAGCTCTATAATTTTCAACGTCAATCTAAAGTACTTATTAAAGCCCTAACATGA
- the ilvD gene encoding dihydroxy-acid dehydratase, with protein sequence MPAYRSRTSTHGRNMAGARALWRATGMNTEDFGKPIIAIANSFTQFVPGHVHLKDLGQLVAGVIEQSGGVAKEFNTIAVDDGIAMGHDGMLYSLPSREVIADSVEYMVNAHCADALVCISNCDKITPGMLMAAMRLNIPTIFVSGGPMESGKTVIGGQTIKLDLVDAMVMAADDKVTDEEVESVEVSACPTCGSCSGMFTANSMNCLAEALGMALPGNGSVLATHADRKHLFEEAGRRIVEIAKEYYEQDNDKVLPRSIATFSAFQNAVALDVAMGGSTNTVLHLLAVAHEAGVEFTMADIDAMSRKVPCLSKVAPNSKIYHMEDVHRAGGIMRLLGELDRGGLLDPDTYTVHASTLGAALELWDIRRNPSEAVQKFYMAAPGNVRTTQAFSQDKRWKTLDTDYENGCIRSVEHAYTQDGGLAVLFGNIAQDGCIVKTAGIDESMLEVEQLQYTTSVPTSTIRVFSGPARIYESQDAAVAAILGDEIQKGDVVLIRYEGPKGGPGMQEMLYPTSYLKSKGLGKYCALLTDGRFSGGTSGLSIGHASPEAAEGGNIGLVEEGDIIEIDIPNRSINVKVSDYELSQRRQKMLAKGDKAWKPEHPRERRVSAALRAYAAMTTSAAFGAVRRVEQIEK encoded by the coding sequence ATGCCAGCATATCGTTCAAGAACCAGTACTCACGGCCGTAACATGGCCGGCGCGCGTGCGTTATGGCGTGCTACCGGGATGAATACAGAAGACTTTGGTAAACCGATTATTGCGATTGCTAACTCATTTACTCAATTTGTGCCGGGCCATGTGCATCTAAAAGACCTGGGTCAGCTAGTAGCAGGTGTTATTGAACAGTCGGGTGGTGTGGCAAAAGAGTTTAATACGATTGCAGTCGATGATGGTATTGCCATGGGGCATGATGGCATGTTGTACTCTTTGCCGTCACGCGAGGTGATTGCTGATTCGGTTGAGTATATGGTCAATGCACACTGCGCCGATGCACTAGTATGTATTTCAAACTGTGACAAAATCACCCCCGGTATGTTGATGGCCGCGATGCGCTTAAATATTCCAACCATTTTTGTTTCCGGTGGTCCGATGGAGTCGGGCAAAACGGTGATAGGTGGTCAAACGATTAAGCTTGACTTGGTTGATGCGATGGTGATGGCTGCCGATGATAAGGTCACGGATGAAGAGGTTGAGTCTGTTGAGGTTTCTGCCTGTCCGACCTGTGGTTCTTGCTCGGGCATGTTTACTGCTAATTCGATGAACTGTCTTGCTGAAGCTTTGGGTATGGCTTTGCCTGGTAATGGGTCAGTACTAGCCACCCACGCTGATCGTAAGCATTTGTTTGAAGAAGCGGGTCGCCGTATTGTAGAAATCGCCAAAGAGTATTATGAGCAAGATAATGACAAGGTGCTGCCACGCTCAATTGCTACCTTTAGTGCATTTCAAAATGCCGTGGCATTAGATGTGGCAATGGGGGGGTCAACCAATACGGTGTTACACTTATTGGCTGTTGCACATGAGGCAGGCGTTGAATTTACGATGGCAGACATCGATGCGATGTCTCGTAAAGTACCATGTTTATCTAAAGTTGCTCCCAATTCAAAAATCTATCATATGGAAGACGTTCACCGCGCGGGCGGTATTATGCGCTTATTAGGCGAATTAGACCGCGGTGGCTTGCTAGATCCTGATACTTATACAGTGCATGCATCCACACTGGGTGCGGCACTAGAACTATGGGATATTCGCCGTAATCCGTCGGAAGCGGTGCAGAAGTTTTACATGGCGGCGCCGGGTAATGTTAGAACCACCCAGGCCTTTAGCCAAGATAAGCGTTGGAAAACACTTGATACAGATTATGAAAACGGCTGTATTCGCTCAGTTGAACATGCTTATACGCAAGACGGGGGGTTAGCCGTGTTATTTGGTAATATCGCACAAGATGGCTGTATTGTTAAAACGGCCGGTATTGATGAAAGTATGCTTGAGGTCGAACAGCTGCAATATACCACCAGTGTGCCAACCTCAACTATCCGTGTGTTTAGTGGTCCAGCGCGAATTTATGAAAGTCAAGATGCGGCGGTAGCGGCCATTTTGGGTGATGAGATTCAAAAAGGTGATGTGGTGTTAATTCGTTATGAAGGTCCAAAGGGTGGACCGGGTATGCAGGAAATGCTTTATCCCACCAGTTACCTTAAATCAAAAGGCTTAGGCAAATACTGTGCTTTGTTAACGGATGGGCGTTTTTCAGGTGGTACATCGGGGTTATCAATTGGTCACGCTTCACCAGAAGCCGCGGAGGGTGGCAATATTGGCTTGGTTGAAGAGGGTGACATTATTGAAATTGATATTCCAAACCGGTCAATTAACGTTAAGGTGAGTGACTATGAACTGTCGCAACGACGTCAAAAAATGTTAGCGAAAGGTGACAAGGCATGGAAGCCAGAGCACCCAAGAGAGCGTCGTGTTTCAGCCGCCTTACGTGCCTATGCTGCGATGACAACAAGTGCAGCGTTTGGTGCCGTTAGACGAGTAGAGCAAATCGAAAAATAG
- a CDS encoding tellurite resistance TerB family protein, protein MFVDRLSQAQRQALLDLAVITAGIDNDVSEEEMQYLEELSVNYGLNLDLENHRTSSIDDLISVLDSKQSKVIVLQELIKLSYKDGHFGPEEQQKVFQIAQKLGLNDPELLLAIEKWVRQGFDWLHEGEQLLN, encoded by the coding sequence ATGTTTGTAGATCGACTTAGTCAAGCACAGCGTCAAGCCTTGCTTGACCTTGCCGTAATAACGGCAGGGATTGATAATGATGTTTCTGAAGAAGAAATGCAGTACCTAGAAGAGTTGTCAGTCAACTACGGCCTTAACTTGGATTTAGAAAATCATCGTACCAGTTCTATTGATGATTTGATTTCGGTGCTTGATAGCAAGCAGTCCAAGGTAATCGTGCTTCAGGAATTAATTAAGCTATCTTATAAAGATGGTCATTTTGGTCCAGAAGAGCAGCAAAAAGTGTTTCAGATTGCACAAAAGCTTGGCTTAAATGATCCAGAGCTACTGCTAGCTATTGAAAAGTGGGTTAGGCAGGGCTTTGATTGGTTGCATGAAGGTGAGCAGCTGCTCAACTAG
- the soxA gene encoding sulfur oxidation c-type cytochrome SoxA: MKKTLSSAIALAMATSFGSQAIAVEHNSVAEKSRMDLIQYFQAKHPNRPFEDYIHGIYGYDEDRRMQWQAEEEFPQYMDFVERGEELFNQDLNAYVGCLVGSDKGVAHIRPSYPYFNEQLQQVVTLEGDINRCRTEAGLKPFAWKRGDIAHMGAYLGYEARGQKINVVINSPGAAAAFAAGEREFVEPRGQLGLACASCHVYNASRQARSDILSPVLGHVSHFPVWRGKWARASGDGLGTLHRRYEGCHKNMRHTAYEVQGEEYRNLEFWHAYISNGLEINAPSYRQ, from the coding sequence ATGAAGAAGACACTTTCAAGTGCGATAGCATTAGCTATGGCCACATCATTTGGAAGCCAAGCTATTGCAGTTGAGCATAACTCAGTGGCTGAAAAAAGTCGTATGGACTTGATTCAATATTTCCAAGCTAAACACCCTAACCGTCCCTTTGAAGATTACATACATGGTATCTATGGTTATGACGAAGATCGTAGAATGCAATGGCAAGCTGAAGAAGAATTTCCTCAGTATATGGATTTTGTAGAACGCGGTGAAGAACTTTTTAATCAAGACCTAAATGCTTATGTGGGCTGTTTGGTAGGTTCAGACAAAGGTGTTGCACACATTCGTCCAAGCTACCCCTACTTCAATGAACAATTACAGCAGGTTGTTACACTTGAAGGTGATATCAACCGCTGCCGTACCGAAGCTGGTTTAAAGCCTTTTGCTTGGAAACGTGGTGATATTGCTCACATGGGTGCTTACTTAGGCTATGAAGCCCGTGGTCAAAAAATCAACGTGGTAATTAATTCCCCTGGTGCTGCTGCTGCCTTCGCTGCTGGTGAACGTGAGTTCGTTGAACCTCGCGGACAGCTTGGTCTTGCTTGTGCAAGTTGCCACGTATACAACGCGTCACGCCAAGCGCGTTCTGACATTCTTTCACCGGTGCTTGGTCATGTGTCTCACTTCCCAGTATGGCGTGGTAAATGGGCACGTGCATCAGGCGATGGTTTAGGCACTTTACACCGTCGCTATGAGGGCTGTCACAAAAACATGCGTCACACAGCCTACGAAGTTCAAGGTGAAGAATATCGCAACCTTGAGTTCTGGCATGCTTATATTTCTAACGGTCTAGAAATTAACGCACCAAGCTATCGTCAGTAA
- the soxZ gene encoding thiosulfate oxidation carrier complex protein SoxZ, producing MSINIRTRGQVRGGVAEIKSLIRHPMESGARMDQSTGKPFPMKLITNVDVNVNGNRVVDAQWSANISTNPYMHVNVAANAGDEVTINLVDNTGETGTETFTLR from the coding sequence ATGTCTATTAATATCAGAACTCGTGGTCAAGTCCGTGGTGGCGTTGCTGAAATTAAATCACTAATCCGTCATCCAATGGAATCTGGCGCTCGTATGGACCAGTCAACTGGTAAGCCATTCCCAATGAAACTTATCACCAACGTTGATGTGAATGTTAACGGTAACCGTGTTGTTGACGCTCAATGGTCAGCTAACATCTCTACAAACCCCTACATGCATGTAAACGTTGCGGCTAATGCTGGTGACGAAGTAACTATCAACCTAGTTGATAATACTGGTGAAACTGGTACTGAAACCTTTACCCTACGTTAA
- the soxY gene encoding thiosulfate oxidation carrier protein SoxY yields the protein MKRRSFLKATLATGAASVAVSAGLLTPATVLASWNKQAFEAKTVDDALKGVFGSANAASSDDVKLTAPAIAENGAVTPITVDASGMNGVESIVIIASANPNPLVCEYKFSGAAQGFVSTRIRMGSTQNVMGVVKAGGNLFKAEQEVRVTIGGCGG from the coding sequence ATGAAACGTAGATCATTTTTGAAAGCTACTTTAGCTACTGGTGCCGCTTCTGTTGCAGTAAGCGCTGGCCTTTTAACACCTGCTACTGTATTAGCTAGCTGGAACAAGCAAGCTTTCGAAGCTAAAACTGTTGATGATGCCCTAAAAGGTGTTTTCGGTTCTGCGAACGCAGCTTCTTCAGACGACGTTAAATTAACCGCTCCAGCTATTGCTGAAAATGGTGCAGTAACGCCTATCACTGTTGATGCTTCTGGTATGAACGGTGTTGAGTCAATCGTTATTATTGCTTCTGCTAACCCTAACCCACTAGTTTGTGAATACAAGTTCTCAGGTGCAGCTCAAGGCTTCGTTTCAACTCGTATTCGTATGGGTAGCACTCAGAACGTAATGGGTGTTGTTAAAGCTGGCGGCAACTTGTTCAAAGCTGAACAAGAAGTTCGCGTTACTATCGGCGGTTGCGGCGGTTAA
- the soxX gene encoding sulfur oxidation c-type cytochrome SoxX, with product MSHSKLKRVLGTLAVSAMLASPMAVSASEVSEEEMKQRVAQGKELAWNRAQGNCLACHMMPEGTSPGNIGPALIAMQLRYPDRQKLFDKLWGVKETEVKYSMMPLFGRHGILSDDEINLIVDYLYTL from the coding sequence ATGAGTCATTCTAAATTAAAGCGTGTTTTAGGTACGCTTGCTGTATCAGCAATGCTAGCATCGCCAATGGCAGTATCAGCGAGTGAAGTTTCTGAAGAAGAAATGAAACAGCGTGTTGCCCAAGGTAAAGAACTAGCTTGGAACCGTGCTCAAGGCAACTGTCTTGCCTGTCACATGATGCCAGAAGGTACTTCACCAGGTAATATTGGACCTGCACTTATTGCTATGCAGCTTCGTTATCCAGATCGCCAAAAACTTTTTGATAAGTTATGGGGCGTAAAAGAAACCGAAGTTAAATACAGCATGATGCCATTATTCGGTCGTCATGGTATATTGTCTGATGATGAAATTAATCTCATCGTTGACTACCTATACACACTATAA